From Drosophila suzukii chromosome 2R, CBGP_Dsuzu_IsoJpt1.0, whole genome shotgun sequence, a single genomic window includes:
- the Khc-73 gene encoding kinesin-like protein KIF13A isoform X11, whose amino-acid sequence MSSDKIKVAVRVRPFNRREIELGTKCIVEMEKQQTILQNPPPLEKIERKQPKTFAFDHCFYSLNPEDNNFASQETVFDAVGRGILDNAFQGYNACIFAYGQTGSGKSYTMMGSQESKGIIPRLCDLLFSAIANKSTPELMYKVEVSYMEIYNEKVHDLLDPKPNKQSLKVREHNVMGPYVDGLSQLAVTSYQDIDNLMTEGNKSRTVAATNMNAESSRSHAVFSVVLTQILTDQATGVSGEKVSRMSLVDLAGSERAVKTGAVGDRLKEGSNINKSLTTLGLVISKLADQSNGKKSGNDKFVPYRDSVLTWLLKDNLGGNSRTVMVATISPSADNYEETLSTLRYADRAKRIVNHAVVNEDPNARIIRELRHEVETLRSMLKHATGSPVGDVQDKLAESENLMKQISQTWEEKLVKTERIQNERQQALEKMGISVQASGIKVEKNKYYLVNLNADPSLNELLVYYLKERTLIGGRSISGQQPDIQLSGLGIQPEHCVITIEDSGLYMEPVQGARCFVNGSAAVEKTPLQNGDRILWGNHHFFRVNSPKSNNTSMCASEPQTPAQLIDYNFARDEIMQNEMSNDPIQTAIARLERQHEEDKQVALEKQRQEYERQFQQLRNILSPSTPYAPYAPYDPLRMGKITPNTPTSQMRVEKWAQERDEMFRRSLGQLKTDIMRANSLVQEANFLAEEMEKKTKFSVTLQIPPANLSPNRRRGAFVSEPAILVKRTNSGSQIWTMEKLENKLIDMREMYQDHKERVLNGLPLIEPFSDDEYDDKDEDSSKPQDPFYESQENHNLIGVANIFLEVLFHDVKLDYHTPIISQQGEVAGRLQVEVERIAGQMPQDRMCESVSESSGDSRDEYDDPVDPTSNQITCRVTIKCASGLPLSLSNFVFCQYTFWGHQEMVVPVINAESTAHDQNMVFKFEHTQDFTVTINEEFLEHCIEGALSIEVWGHRSAGFSKTKGWEVEQQQAKARSLVDRWAELSRKIELWVEIHELNDNGEYSPVEVTNRNEVLTGGIYQLRQGQQRRVNVRVKPVQNSGTLPIICQSIVNVAIGSVTVRSRLQRPLDSYQEEDLTVLREKWSEALGRRRQYLDQQIQMLIKKEEKNEQERERELSLVHQWVSLTEERNAVLVPAPGSGIPGAPASWEPPSGMEPHVPVLFLNLNGDDLSAQNTNDELSVAGINSILSKEHGHKFYTLQILQHLDKDVCCVASWDSSMHDSQALNRVTEANERVYLILRTTVRLSHPAPMDLVLRKRLSINIKKGQTLTDRLKKFRLVRGENAIWQSGVTYEVVSNIPKASEELEDRESLAQLAASGDDCSASDGETYIEKYTRGVSAVESILTLDRLRQNVAVKELETAHGQPLSMRKTVSVPNFSQQLISKLTQIMRFDASMESLLNVGRSESFADLNNSALGSKFTPAGHSPAGAGGVIRNRHSFGGKGSSDDSPGKAFGIASPATSKLLGMRMTTLHEEPLGGHRSLDEEPEDSYSDSEYTAEYEQERQQNRSLATRSRLTASKTMDSFMDVSSHSNQSYLSYTSSANANMKHLTGLATLSMSSSTSSGYGSQAVSCNNLSNEDIASMRSMSIDETPDFDRVNSNSPPNRQARVNPFLKDMPKAKAQEKPEPQAKKLQETFTHPLEQVETRENAQSDEDEREQLPKNNNNNEDLVEEPQLQSNETELEEAEPQTESQTELATDNQNGNRSSDEVSHSSEELLEGDGIVREELPAGKVVRRKKSNIQTPSNGNSNNNNNNNSTSQAPRINHRASVAKMEGLAAYMDSSIMSSSTEVDDESKDVELILPDWIVVGESVLIRPYNTSGVIRFVGTTEFQPGAWIGVELDTPTGKNDGSVKGIQYFQCKPKHGMFVRSDKLMLDKRGKAMRAYKAAEKSNSISKEMSTSMTGSMTGSMTRSKSRGDSLNLSARK is encoded by the exons ATGTCAAGTGATAAGATCAAAGTCGCCGTAAGGGTGCGACCCTTCAATCGCCGTG AAATCGAACTGGGTACAAAATGTATCGTGGAAATGGAAAAACAGCAGACGATACTGCAGAATCCGCCGCCGCTGGAAAAAATCGAAAG AAAACAACCAAAGACATTTGCATTCGACCACTGCTTCTACTCATTAAACCCCGAGGACAACAACTTTGCGTCCCAGGAGACAGTATTCGATGCCGTGGGACGTGGAATTCTGGATAATGCATTCCAGGGCTATAATGCGTGCATATTCGCTTACGGCCAGACGG GCTCTGGCAAGTCCTACACGATGATGGGCAGCCAGGAGAGCAAGGGCATCATTCCGCGTCTGTGCGACCTGCTCTTCTCGGCCATAGCCAACAAATCCACGCCCGAGCTGATGTACAAGGTGGAGGTGTCCTACATGGAGATTTACAACGAGAAGGTCCACGATCTGCTCGATCCCAAGCCGAACAAACAGTCGCTTAAGGTGCGCGAGCACAATGTCATGGGTCCGTATGTGGACGGCCTGTCGCAGCTGGCCGTGACATCCTACCAGGACATCGACAACCTCATGACCGAGGGCAACAAGTCGCGCACGGTGGCCGCCACGAACATGAACGCCGAGTCTTCGCGCTCCCATGCCGTCTTCTCGGTGGTCCTCACTCAGATACTCACGGATCAGGCGACGGGCGTCAGCGGCGAGAAGGTGTCCCGCATGTCCCTGGTGGATTTGGCTGGCTCCGAGCGAGCTGTGAAAACGGGAGCAGTTGGCGACCGTCTCAAGGAAGGCTCCAACATCAACAA ATCTCTGACCACACTGGGGCTGGTCATCTCCAAACTGGCCGACCAGTCCAACGGCAAGAAGAGCGGCAATGACAAATTCGTGCCCTACCGCGACTCCGTGCTCACGTGGCTGCTGAAGGATAATCTGGGCGGCAACTCCAGGACAGTGATGGTGGCCACAATTTCACCCTCGGCAGACAACTACGAGGAAACGCTGTCCACGCTGCGTTATGCGGATCGGGCCAAGCGTATTGTCAACCATGCTGTGGTCAACGAAGATCCCAATGCCCGCATCATTCGTGAGCTGCGACACGAAGTGGAGACGCTCCGAAGTATGCTGAAGCATGCCACTGGGTCACCGGTGGGCGATGTCCAGGACAAGCTGGCCGAGAGCGAGAACCTGATGAAGCAGATCTCGCAGACCTGGGAGGAGAAGCTCGTAAAGACAGAACGCATTCAGAACGAACGGCAGCAGGCGCTCGAAAAGATGGGCATTAGTGTGCAGGCTAGTGGCATCAAGGTGGAGAAAAACAAGTACTACTTGGTCAATTTGAATGCCGATCCGTCCCTCAATGAGTTGCTGGTCTACTACCTGAAG GAACGCACACTGATCGGCGGACGCAGCATCAGTGGGCAGCAGCCTGATATTCAACTTTCCGGCCTGGGCATCCAGCCCGAGCACTGTGTGATCACCATCGAGGACAGTGGACTATACATGGAGCCTGTGCAAGGAGCACGTTGCTTTGTCAACGGATCGGCAGCAGTGGAAAAGACGCCGCTGCAGAACGGCGACCGTATCCTGTGGGGCAACCACCACTTTTTCCGCGTTAACTCGCCGAAGAGTAACAACACTAGCATGTGTGCCTCGGAGCCCCAGACGCCGGCGCAACTGATTGATTACAATTTCGCACGCGATGAGATTATGCAGAACGAGATGAGCAACGACCCTATCCAGACGGCCATTGCTCGGCTGGAACGTCAGCACGAGGAAGATAAGCAGGTGGCGCTTGAGAAGCAACGGCAGGAGTACGAGCGCCAGTTTCAACAGCTGCGCAATATTCTGTCCCCCAGTACACCGTATGCGCCCTATGCACCGTACGATCCACTGCGCATGGGCAAGATTACCCCGAATACTCCCACTTCGCAGATGCGGGTGGAAAAGTGGGCGCAG GAACGCGATGAGATGTTCCGGCGCAGTCTGGGCCAGCTGAAAACGGATATTATGCGTGCGAATTCTCTGGTACAGGAGGCCAACTTCCTGGCAGAGGAGATGGAGAAGAAGACCAAGTTCTCCGTCACCCTGCAGATTCCGCCGGCCAATCTGAGTCCCAATAGGCGGCGTGGGGCCTTCGTCAGCGAACCGGCCATTCTGGTGAAGCGCACAAACTCCGGCAGCCAGATCTGGACGATGGAGAAGCTGGAAAACAAGCTGATCGATATGCGCGAAATGTACCAGGACCACAAGGAGCGCGTGCTTAACGGATTG CCCCTTATAGAGCCATTCTCAGATGACGAGTACGACGACAAG GACGAGGACAGCTCCAAGCCGCAGGATCCGTTCTACGAGTCGCAGGAGAACCACAATCTCATTGGCGTTGCCAATATATTCCTGGAGGTTCTCTTCCACGACGTCAAGCTGGACTACCACACGCCCATCATCAGCCAGCAAGGCGAGGTGGCGGGTCGTCTGCAGGTGGAGGTTGAGCGGATTGCTGGGCAGATGCCGCAAGATCGCATGTGTGAGTCGGTCTCAGAGTCCTCCGGCGATTCTCGGGATGAGTACGACGACCCCGTGGATCCCACATCCAATCAGATTACCTGCCGTGTGACCATCAAGTGTGCCAGTGGGCTACCATTGTCGCTTTCCAACTTCGTCTTTTGCCAGTACACCTTCTGGGGTCACCAAGAGATGGTTGTACCGGTCATAAATGCCGAGTCAACGGCCCACGATCAGAACATGGTCTTCAAGTTCGAGCACACGCAGGACTTCACGGTTACCATTAACGAAGAGTTTTTGGAGCATTGCATCGAGGGAGCCCTGTCCATCGAAGTGTGGGGCCATCGCAGTGCCGGCTTCTCTAAGACAAAGGGCTGGGAAGTGGAGCAGCAGCAGGCCAAGGCCCGTTCGCTGGTCGATCGCTGGGCGGAGCTGTCGCGCAAGATCGAGCTTTGGGTGGAGATCCACGAGCTTAACGACAACGGCGAGTACTCGCCCGTGGAGGTTACCAATCGGAACGAGGTCCTGACCGGCGGCATCTACCAGTTGCGTCAGGGTCAGCAGCGACGAGTAAATGTGCGGGTGAAGCCAGTACAGAACTCTGGCACTCTGCCCATCATCTGTCAGTCGATTGTGAACGTTGCCATTGGAAGTGTGACGGTGCGATCTCGGTTGCAGCGACCACTGGATTCATACCAGGAAGAGGATCTGACCGTGCTGCGCGAAAAGTGGAGCGAGGCCTTGGGACGAAGGCGTCAATACCTGGACCAGCAAATCCAGATGCTTATTAAAAAGGAGGAGAAGAACGAGCAGGAACGGGAGCGCGAACTGAGCCTGGTGCATCAGTGGGTTTCGCTGACGGAGGAGCGTAACGCGGTGCTGGTGCCGGCTCCCGGATCAGGAATTCCCGGAGCTCCCGCTTCGTGGGAACCACCGTCGGGAATGGAGCCCCATGTGCCCGTCCTCTTCCTCAACCTGAACGGCGACGATCTGTCGGCACAGAACACCAACGACGAGCTCTCCGTTGCCGGCATCAATTCCATTCTGTCCAAGGAACATGGACATAAGTTCTATACGCTGCAAATCCTGCAGCACCTGGACAAAGATGTGTGCTGTGTGGCTAGCTGGGACTCGTCGATGCACGACAGCCAGGCCCTGAACCGCGTCACTGAGGCCAACGAGCGCGTCTATCTCATTCTGCGCACCACGGTGCGCCTGTCGCATCCAGCTCCCATGGATCTCGTGCTCCGCAAGCGTCTGAGCATAAACATCAAGAAGGGCCAAACACTAACCGATCGGCTAAAGAAATTCCGACTTGTGAGGGGCGAGAATGCAATTTGGCAGAGCGGCGTCACCTATGAGGTGGTCTCCAACATTCCAAAGGCGTCCGAGGAGCTTGAGGATCGCGAATCGCTGGCACAGTTGGCTGCCAGTGGAGACGATTGCTCGGCGAGCGACGGCGAAACATACATAG AGAAATACACGCGTGGCGTTTCGGCGGTGGAGAGCATACTGACCCTGGATCGTCTGCGGCAAAACGTGGCGGTCAAGGAGCTGGAGACGGCCCACGGACAGCCGCTAAGCATGCGCAAGACCGTCAGTGTGCCGAACTTCTCGCAG CAACTCATAAGTAAACTTACGCAGATTATGCGCTTCGATGCATCGATGGAGTCGCTGCTGAACGTGGGACGATCCGAGTCCTTTGCCGATCTCAATAACAGTGCGTTGGGCAGCAAATTTACGCCAG CAGGTCACAGCCCAGCAGGAGCAGGCGGGGTCATCCGGAATCGCCACAGCTTTGGCGGCAAAGGTAGCAGCGATGACTCTCCCGGAAAAGCCTTTGGCATTG CTTCGCCAGCAACCAGTAAGCTGCTAGGCATGCGTATGACCACGTTGCACGAGGAGCCTTTGGGTGGTCACAGATCCCTGGACGAGGAGCCGGAGGACAGCTACAGCGACTCGGAGTACACCGCCGAGTATGAACAGGAGAGGCAGCAGAACCGAAGCTTGGCCACGCGTTCCCGACTCACGGCTTCCAAGACCATGGACTCTTTCATGGATGTCAGCAGCCATTCGAACCAGAGCTACTTGAGCTACACGTCCAGTGCCAATGCGAACATGAAGCACCTGACCGGCCTGGCCACGCTGAGCATGAGCTCCTCCACTAGCAGTGGCTACGGCTCTCAGGCGGTCTCGTGCAATAATCTGAGCAACGAGGATATTGCTTCAATGCGTTCCATGAGCATTGATGAGACGCCAG ACTTCGATCGAGTCAACTCGAATTCGCCCCCGAACCGACAGGCACGAGTCAATCCCTTCCTCAAGGACATGCCCAAAGCCAAAGCACAGGAGAAACCGGAACCGCAGGCCAAGAAGCTGCAGGAAACCTTCACGCATCCGTTGGAGCAGGTGGAGACCAGGGAAAACGCACAAAGCGACGAGGATGAGCGCGAACAGCTGCCAAAgaataacaacaacaatgagGACTTGGTCGAGGAGCCGCAGCTGCAATCCAATGAAACGGAGCTGGAGGAAGCTGAGCCGCAAACCGAGTCACAAACAGAGCTTGCCACAGACAATCAGAACGGCAACAGGTCCTCCGATGAGGTAAGCCACAGTTCCGAGGAGCTTCTGGAAGGCGATGGCATCGTCCGGGAGGAGTTGCCCGCTGGAAAGGTGGTGCGGCGCAAGAAGTCCAACATCCAGACTCCGAGCAATGGCAacagcaataacaacaacaacaataacagcaCAAGTCAGGCACCGCGCATCAATCATCGAGCTTCGGTGGCCAAAATGGAGGGTTTGGCCGCGTACATGGACTCCAGCATCATGTCCAGCAGCACAGAAGTTGATG ATGAGAGCAAGGATGTGGAACTAATCCTGCCCGATTGGATTGTGGTGGGCGAGTCGGTGCTGATCCGACCCTATAATACAAGCGGCGTCATCCGCTTTGTGGGCACCACGGAGTTCCAGCCCGGCGCCTGGATAGGCGTTGAACTGGACACGCCCACCGGCAAGAACGACGGCAGCGTGAAGGGCATTCAGTATTTCCAGTGCAAGCCCAAGCACGGCATGTTTGTGCGCTCCGACAAGCTGATGCTGGACAAGCGCGGCAAGGCGATGCGAGCTTACAAGGCCGCCGAGAAGAGCAACAGCATCAGCAAAG AGATGAGTACCTCGATGACGGGATCGATGACTGGCTCGATGACACGCTCCAAGAGCCGCGGCGATTCGCTAAACCTTTCGGCGCGCAAATGA